A stretch of Lathyrus oleraceus cultivar Zhongwan6 chromosome 6, CAAS_Psat_ZW6_1.0, whole genome shotgun sequence DNA encodes these proteins:
- the LOC127095628 gene encoding uncharacterized protein LOC127095628 produces the protein MSLSNTSIAVLRQQMDDSNHELVNMLTNQMGTVFNPVIHESTETNRQVANQLTRLCNFLGAPARQMAQVVRQTILVQVEIRVTKDETVHEGQILRPQQNQGVESGVAGRNQMMLVNRHQDADQIIDKHRQEDLAVENNLTTIVERIMARNGMSATLQRPLYASPLAEFILQTEAPRGMKVPKYTKFGGESDVANSII, from the exons ATGTCGTTGTCGAATACTTCAATAGCAGTGTTGAGGCAGCAAATGGATGATAGTAATCATGAGTTGGTTAATATGTTAACTAATCAAATGGGTACAGTTTTTAATCCTGTGATACATGAATCTActgaaacaaataggcaggtggcTAATCAATTGACACGCTTGTGTAACTTCCTGGGGGCACCGGCTCGGCAGATGGCACAAGTGGTTAGGCAAACCATTCTTGTTCAAGTAGAGATACGGGTAACAAAAGATGAGACAGTCCATGAGGGACAAATCCTTAGACCCCAACAAAATCAGGGCGTTGAGTCAGGAGTAGCAGGACGTAACCAAATGATGTTAGTTAACCGACATCAGGATGCTGATCAAATTATCGATAAACATCGGCAAGAAGACTTGgcagtggaaaataatttgacaactattgtcgaaagaATTATGGCTAGGAATGGTATGAGTGCCACATTGCAAAGGCCACTATATGCTTCCCCATTGGCTGAATTTATTCTCCAAACCGAGGCACCTAGAGGAATGAAGGTGCCTAAATACACTAAGTTTGGGGGAGAATCTG ATGTAGCAAATTCCATTATATGA
- the LOC127092269 gene encoding probable protein disulfide-isomerase A6 has product MEMYQIWRSIAFAALAFALLSQSVSADDVVVLSEENFEKEVGQDKGALVEFYAPWCGHCKKLAPEYEKLGNTFKKAKSVLIAKVDCDEHKSVCTKYGVSGYPTIQWFPKGSLEPKKFEGPRTADSLAEFINTEAGTNVKIVTAPSSVVVLTPESFKEVVLDETKDVLVEFYAPWCGHCKSLAPIYEKVAAAFKSEDDVVIANLDADKYRDLAEKYDVSGFPTLKFFPKGNKAGEDYGGGRDLDDFVAFINEKSGTSRDSKGQLTSEAGIVENLDVLVKEFVAANDEEKKTVFAQIEEEVGKLQGSSSRYGKIYLKTAKNYLEKGSDYAKKEIQRLERILEKSISPAKADEFTLKKNILSTYA; this is encoded by the exons atggaGATGTATCAGATCTGGAGAAGTATAGCTTTCGCAGCGTTAGCGTTTGCGCTTCTCTCCCAATCGGTCTCCGCAGACGACGTCGTTGTGCTCTCTGAAGAGAATTTCGAGAAGGAAGTTGGTCAAGACAAAGGAGCTCTCGTTGAGTTCTACGCCCCTTG GTGTGGACACTGCAAAAAGCTTGCTCCAGAATATGAAAAGCTTGGTAACACCTTCAAGAAAGCAAAATCTGTTTTGATTGCCAAG GTGGACTGTGATGAGCATAAGAGTGTGTGCACCAAATATGGAGTCTCTGGGTACCCAACGATTCAGTGGTTTCCAAAAGGATCTCTGGAACCCAAAAA GTTTGAAGGGCCACGCACTGCAGATTCACTTGCCGAGTTTATAAATACAGAAGCAG GAACTAATGTAAAGATTGTTACAGCTCCATCTAGTGTAGTGGTGCTAACACctgaaagcttcaaagaagtTGTCTTAGATGAAACCAAAGATGTCTTGGTTGAGTTTTATGCACCATG GTGTGGACATTGCAAAAGTCTTGCTCCT ATTTATGAAAAAGTTGCTGCAGCCTTTAAATCGGAGGACGATGTAGTGATTGCAAATTTGGATGCCGACAAATATAGGGACCTGGCTGAAAA GTATGACGTGAGTGGATTTCCTACCTTGAAGTTCTTCCCAAAGGGCAATAAAGCCGGTGAAGATTATGGAGGTGGACGAGACTTGGATGACTTTGTGGCTTTTATCAATGAGAAATCTGGAACAAGTCGAGATTCAAAAGGACAGCTTACTTCTGAG GCTGGTATAGTAGAGAACTTGGACGTGTTGGTAAAGGAGTTTGTAGCTGCTAATGATGAAGAGAAGAAGACCGTATTTGCTCAAATAGAAGAGGAAGTTGGGAAGCTTCAGGGTTCTTCTTCTAG ATACGGGAAGATTTACTTGAAAACTGCCAAGAATTATCTGGAGAAAGGTTCTGATTATGCTAAGAAAGAAATTCAGCGTCTAGAGCGCATACTTGAAAAG TCTATCAGCCCTGCTAAGGCCGATGAGTTCACTCTAAAGAAAAACATCTTGTCGACATACGCTTGA
- the LOC127092270 gene encoding uncharacterized protein LOC127092270 has product MGFDSNLGGSPSSSSPTAKRTRDPEEEVYVDNLRSHKRYLSEIMASSLNGLTVGDSLPDNLLESPARSESAFSLRDDISLQYSPMSEDSDDSRFCETPVHSCLTNLDSRPSSPVSPCRYQRQQNSFSSAPSTSLNTSHGFPVSAVTCSQPRQRSSDSDGRFPSSPSDICHSADLRRAALLRSVQMRTHPPGSASLELPFGSGQEPAPNIDSEDRPCSYMKSLVDERDYQIEECSSIGAPETEFNHDNNKPCRVLNMNPKAADSGG; this is encoded by the exons ATGGGTTTCGATTCGAATCTGGGAGGATCACCATCTTCCTCTTCACCTACTGCCAAACGCACCAGAGACCCCGAAGAGGAAGTTTATGTCGACAATCTTCGCTCTCACAAACGTTACCTAAGCGAG ATAATGGCATCCAGTCTTAATGGATTGACAGTTGGAGACTCACTTCCTGATAATCTCTTGGAATCTCCGGCAAGGTCTGAAAGTGCATTCTCTCTCAG GGATGATATTTCTTTACAATATTCGCCAATGTCAGAAGACTCAGACGACTCAAGGTTTTGCGAGACTCCAGTGCATAGTTGCTTAACCAATCTGGATAGCCGTCCGAGTAGTCCGGTTTCTCCATGCAGATACCAAAGGCAACAGAACTCATTTTCTTCAGCGCCTTCCACAAGCTTAAACACTTCTCATGGCTTTCCAGTCTCAGCAGTTACTTGCTCCCAGCCTCGTCAACGAAGCTCAGACTCCGATGGCCGCTTCCCATCATCTCCAAGCGATATATGCCACTCAGCTGACTTAAGAAGAGCGGCACTTCTAAGATCCGTGCAGATGAGAACGCACCCTCCTGGCTCTGCATCTTTGGAGCTGCCATTTGGTTCTGGTCAAGAGCCTGCCCCTAATATTGATTCCGAGGATAGGCCATGCTCATACATGAAATCTCTGGTTGATGAGAGGGATTATCAAATTGAAGAGTGTTCATCGATAGGTGCTCCGGAAACCGAGTTTAACCATGACAATAATAAGCCTTGCAGAGTCTTAAATATGAATCCAAAAGCAGCAGATTCGGGAGGTTAG